The Orrella daihaiensis genome contains the following window.
CGGCTGCACCCTCGAACGTCGTGATTTCAGTCTGATTTGATTTCATGAATACGTTGTCAATTAGTTCAATTTATTGGATAACCACTGCATCAACCTTCCGATCAGTCGATCGGTGGCGCTACGTAATGCCACTGCGCCGGCTGGTGCCGAATTGGCACGAGCAAGCTCACGCTCAGTACCCAGAAACTGGCCCAGCACCTGCCCATCACGCACGAGCACGGCTTGCAGCGTGACGAGAGCCTCATTGCTAGCTCCATCAGACGCGTAGATTTGTTCGAATTGCATCAAGGTGACACGCAACTGAGGCATATCAGCATTGATCGTCTCAGTTAAAACTGCCCCATGCAAAGACAGTTGCTCAAACAACCGCTCGCGCACAAGTCTGGCGGGTGGTGCACTCCACCGATAAGTTGCGTATCGGTTGGGCGGGCCATCGACGCCTAGCCGCCAAATCACATCCTCAAAGCCAAGCTGCTTGGCTTGATTAAAAGCGGGCAGTGCGATTGCTTTGAATTGCCAAGAAACTGGTTCAGTGGTCGGTGGCAATCCTAGGTCAAGCTCTTTGGGTGCGGGCGCCACCTTACCGAGGCTACAACCTGCAAGCGGCAGTGATAAAGCACCCATCAACCATCGCCTTCTTGAACGCATGCAAATTTACTCCTGATTAAAACCACTAAATCCTGGCTCACCGGGTCCTGGTCTAACAACTGGCGGTCCAAAGAGCACGGAATCGGGAGACTGCTCAAACAATCGGGCGGCACCACTAAACGATCTGGCTGCCGAGGAAATATCATCGATCATCCGGTTGATTTCAGGCAGGGTAGAGGATTGCAGCTGCGCCGCTGAGCGCTGCAGTTGTGCCAAGCTTTGCGTTGCCAGCGTCAAAGGTCCGCCCGGGCTATTCAGATAATCAATGGTCTTTTGTGCCGACTGGCTCAAGCTTGAAATATCTGATCCGAATTGATCAAACTTTGCCAAGGTTTGATCTAGCTTGGAGATCACCGCTGGCAATGCATCTAGGGTCGGCTTTATCTTCACCACCGACTGATTTAAGTTGTCCGAGAGCTTTTCTGCATTCTCTAGTAGTACCGCAAAACGCTGGGCATTTTCTTCAGTCACAAATTTACGCAAGTCATCAAGCACATCCTCACCATCCTCGAGCATGCCAACGCCTGCACTTTGAAGCTTCTGAAAAAATCCGGGTCTAACCGGTATTTCATAAGGATCGGCAGCACTACTTGATACCCGCTCAGGCTGCTCGCCATCGTCGCGCAAATCAATATTGGAAATCCCCGTTACCCCCTGTGTGGCTATTTCAGCCCACGTACCCCTCGTGATGGGCGTCTCAGGAATCACACCAATTTCAACGCGAATCGTGCCAGGTTCAACCGGATCAATCGATAAGCCTTGAACCTGACCGACTGCCATACCTTGATAACGAACTTGCGACTGTATGGACAAGCCAGCCACCGGATACTTGGAAATCAGCACGTAGGGTTGGTAGGTCACATCTTTACGCCCTAGCCACACAGCGGCAACGGCTGCGGCAATCACCAACAGCAGCACAAATAATCCAGCGAGCAAGGCGTGACTTCGGTTTTCCATCGAAATTGGCTATGAGGCTGTCGTGCCAAGCGCACGTGCCCCACGTTCCCCATGAAAAAATGCTTCGATAAATGGATGCTTGATCTGCATGACATCTGTAATGGTACCTTCGACAAGCACATGTTTGTCAGCTAATACCGCTACCCGAGTCGACAAATCGCGAATCGTGTCCAAATCATGCGTAACCATGACCACGGTAAATCCGAGTTGGGCGTGCAGCGCCTTGATCAAGGCTACGAACTCATCTGATCGTTGCGGGTCGAGTCCTGCCGTCGGTTCGTCAAGAAACAGAAGTTCCGGGTCTAAGGACAATGCTCGGGCCAGTGCCACCCGCTTGATCATCCCGCCCGATAAATCAGATGGCATCAGTGCAGCGTCTCTGGAGGTCAAACCCACCCAGGCTAATCGCATCAGCACCACATCACGAATCAGATCCTCGGGCAAATGATGCACCTCTCGCAATGGCAAGGCCACGTTGTCATAAACCGGCAGTGCCGAGAACAACGCACCCGATTGAAACAACATGCCCCATCGACGCGTTAACGCGATTCGATCAGCGCCCTGATAGGACTCTATCGAACGCCCAAACACCTTGATTGAGCCCGAGCGCGCCTGTTGCAAACCCAGAATGTGATTAAGCAGTGTTGTCTTGCCCGACCCAGACCCGCCCACGAGCGCGATGATCTCGTGCGGCATGACTTGTAAATTCAAGTGTTCGTGCACGATGTGCGTACCAAACGCGGTGGTCAGATCCTGTACATCGATGATGGGCTGAACCGGCGTCATTAAATCCCCATCTCGCTAAAAATCACCGCATAAATGGCGTCAATTAGAATCACGCCCGTGATTGCCGTGACCACTGAAGCCGTGGTCCCTTTACCAAGGCTCTCCGTATTGGGTTCGATCTTTAACCCAAAATGACACGCCACCAATGCAATCCAAATCCCGAAGGTCACGCCTTTGACCAAGCCAATCCAGTAATTGGTCAAGCCCACTGCATCCGGCAATTGCTGCACAAACCACATGAATTGCAAGCCCAGTTCAAAGTGTGCGGCCAACATACCACCAAGCAACGCCATGGCATCGGTCCAAAGCACCAACAACGGCATCACCACCGCCAATGCAATCACTCTGGGCAAGATCAGCCGCTGGCCATGCGAGATACCCATAACCTGCATGGCATCAAGCTCCTGTGTCACCCGCATCACACCGATTTGTGCCGTAATGGCCGAGCCCGATCGGCCAGCTACCAAGATGGCAGCCAGCACCGGCCCAAGCTCACGCACAATGGACACGCCCAACAACTTGACAATGAACTGCCCTGCGCCAAAGAGTGCAAGCTGTTGCGCAGACAAATATGAAATCACCACACCAATTAAAAAACCAACCAATGCGGTGATACCTAGCGCTTGTGCGCCAGTGCGATAGACCTGCGCGGATATTTCTTTCCAGGGACCTCTGATCGGTTTGGCCAGCATGGCCACGCAGTCCATGGCCAGACCGCCAAGCAACATCAGCAAGCGCTCACCATGATGAGCACCGATCGCCACACCATCGCCGATACGCCTGACCCAGGATAGCCAGTCAGATTTGGGGGTAGGAATTTGGTCGGGCTCGCCGGCAGCCGCGAGCATGTCAAACAAGCGCCGCTGCGCATCTGAGAGTTCAACATCGGCTGGCAGAGACCGCCCCCAACGTTCCCATAGCAGTTGGGCACCAATCGAGTCGAGCCGCAAATCAGGCTCTAGTACCCACCGAGCGTTAGGCGAAGCAGCACGCAGAGCCAGGCGGCGCTGCCTGACCATGCCAGGCGCTGACAGTGTCTGTACGTCCCAATCGGCACCCACGCGCCAACAATCACCGTCCCGAATCAACGGCGATGACCTTGGCGACAACGATTCAACTAGAGCCATATGGGATACTAGCGGTAAGACTTGACTACACGAACCCCTGTTATAGCCGATCGTGCCAAACCACGCCCTATTTCAACTGCCTGCGCCTGATGTGATCGCCCACGCACTGGTGCGCAGACTTACCGACTTTGCGGGTGTCGACTGGGTCGAACAAACTGAGTCGACCAACTCAAGCTTGCTCACACTGGCTCGTCGCGAGGGCATCGCGGCGGGCTGGCCGCAACTGCTGGGCACGCATCATCAAACACAGGGTAAAGGCAGGCTAGGTCGAATCTGGCATAACGTGGCCGGCCGTGCATTGATGTTCTCCATCGGGTTTGCAATCGCCAAAGGACATGCGCCTACCAATCTGCAAGGCCTCGGGCCAGCCATTGGCTTAGCCAGCACCCTAGCCATACGACGATTCCTGGCCGCCCCAACACGTCTGCAGGTCAAATGGCCCAACGATCTCATGCTGGAGCACGGCAAATGCGCCGGTATATTGATTGAAGTTTCCAACAAGGCTGATCATACGTTTGTCATTGTTGGCATGGGGCTCAATCTGTTTGGACATGACACTCTAGAGGGCACACTCGGTCGCGAAGTCGCTGATTTAGGGCATGAATTGCTGCCGGGTACGGCAGCCGATGAACTGATTGCAACGGTAGCTCAATCATGGCGAGAGACCGTTATGCGCATAGGCCGTGAGGGTTTTGCGGGATATCAAACTGACTATGCCAGCGTGGACTACCTCACTAATCAGAGGGTTAACATCATCGATCAGGGTCAGACTATTGCCACTGGTATCGCCTCGGGTCTGGCAGCAGACGGCAGTTTGCAGGTAAAAACCGATCGTGGGCTGCAGACTTTTGTGGCTGGTGATGTATCAGTGCGCCTAAACATGCGGATGCCTCAATCATGAAACTTTTGATCGATATCGGCAACACGCGACTCAAACTCGCTACGCATCAGAACAACACCACACGATTTGTGACTGCCGTTTCAATTGAGTCGGTGGAGAAACTGCGGCACGAATTACTTGCAGCGATTAAGTCGCTTGATGAGTCCGCCAGTGTCTGCTTTGCAGTCAGCACAGCCAATACCGAAGTTAATCAAGCAGTCCAAGACACCGTCGCACCCGTTGCCATGACATGGGTGACGCCTAGTGCCGCAGCCGCTGGGGTCGCAAACGCCTACCCCGATCCAACACAACTCGGTGCCGACCGTTGGGTTGGCATGATTGGTTTGACCCGCCATTTTGCGCTGCCTCATCCACCGATTCTGTTGGCCAGTTTTGGGACGGCCACCACGGTTGATACGCTGAGCCCCGACAATAGATTTTTAGGTGGTTTGATTCTGCCAGGCGTGTCGCTCATGCACCACGCTTTGGCTAACGGCACGGCCAACTTGCCAAACACGGTCGGCGCCATCACCACCTTCCCGACCGACACCATCACTGCCATCACCTCCGGCATCGCCGCTGCCCAGGCGGGTGCTGTTCTCAGGCAAATGACACTGGCGCAACAAACCTTTGGGCAACGACCGGTACTGTGCGTCACTGGCGGTGCCTGGCCAGCAGTAGCGGACGAATTCAACCGCTCGCCAGACGCGGCACGCATGCACCATTTACCTTACGTTGTACTCGACGGCTTAGCCGTCTTGGCAGGTTAGGGTACGCGGCTGACAAGCGTTACAATCACTCAATGAGATACTTAGTCGTCGTTTTGCTGGCCGTGAATGTCCTGATGTTTGGACTTGGACAGGGCTGGTTTGGATCAACCAACATAGAGCCCGGGCGCCAGCCTGGCATGATGCAAACCCAGCTCAATGCCCAGGCGCTTACTGTTGGCGTTGCTCGTGTGCCGAAGCGCTAGTCTCTGACACTCCACCCTCTAGTTCGACAATCGCCTGCATCATGCGCTCGGTTGCACCGAGGTGGTTAATTACCCAAGATTTACCCTGCGAACCAACGTGTTGCGCTGCCTCGGGTGAAACCAACCATTGCTTGACCTGCTCAAATGCCTGCTCAGGGCTCTGGACTTGTACAATGGCACCCGCTTGATTGGCGCTTGCCACGGCATCAGCAAAGTTATAAGTGTGAGGGCCGACTATCACCGGCGTGCCGATGGCACAAGCCTCGATAAAGTTCTGACCACCGTGACGCTCGAAACTGCCACCGACCACGGCTATATCAGCTGCGCCATAAAAGAACGGCATCTCACCCATGGTATCACCCAACACCACATCAATGGCTTTCAGATGTTCATCGCTAGCCGGGTCATCACGCAAGACTGACCAACGGGCATAGCGACAACTAGCCCCATCAAGTAATCGCGCGGCTTCATTAAAACGTTGTGGATGTCTCGGAATCAAAAGAAATAAAGGCTTAGCGCCATGACTGGCCTCGAGATATGCCTTGATTTGATTAACCATAGGCTTGTCTTCACCTTCGCGGGTGCTGGCAATCGCCACCACGGGGCGTGCAAGCCGTTGGCGCCAGTGTTGACCCGCTTGCACCGCGACATGGGGTAACTGCATATCAAACTTCAAATTCCCACATACCTGTACCTGTGCCACCCCTGCATCGAACAGGCGCTGCGCATCGGCGTCGGACTGTGCCAAAGCCACCGTGATGCCTTGATACGTGTCGTGCAATAAGCCGCCGAACAGTCGGTCTATCCAGCGAGCTTGCTTGAGCGACTTCTCTGAGAGCCTGGCACTCGCCAACACGATCGGCGCAGACTGCTCTCGTGCGACATGTACCAGATTGGGCCAAACTTCGCGTTCAATCAGAATGACCAAACGCGGATTAAAGTGCTGCCAGAACCGGCGCATAGACCCCTGAAAGTCATACGGCGCCCACTGCTGCCAGACTTGACCTCGACGGATTTCATCGGTCAGTATGCGTTGACCCTCAGCCCTGCCAGTGGGTGTCAAGTGGGTCAGGATGACGGTCTCGCCTTTTAAGGCCAGGGCTTGAATCAATGACTTGGCTGCCCTGACCTCACCAACACTGACAGCATGCACCCACACGGGCTGGCGACCATCCCAAGGCTGAGGAAAGCGGCCAAACCGTTCAGCCGCCCATGGTTGCCAAGCCGCAGCACCCCCACGTCCCCGTGACAACAGCCAAAGCCACACGATGGGCGCAGCCAGTAACAACAGCAAGGTGTAGATCAAACGGGGCAACACGGCGTATTTCCTATGCCAATCTGACAAAAACGTGCCAGCTAAAAAATTCGGTGAACCTCAGTATACGCAGAGCGGGTTCCACCGGCGATCATGAAGGGCTGCGTTGAGTGAATGCATCTTGAACCGCGGCTAAAACGGTTTGAGCATCAGGCTCTTTACCTCGGTCGCCCAGGCTGGCGGTATAGCCGGCACCGACTAGGGGCGTACGGACTGGCGTGGACGCTTTGTAGATGCCAATGGTGTCGACCCCCAACGCGGCTGACAAATGTGTCAGGCCACTGTCCAATCCGACCATGATTCGTGCGCCAGCCATGAGTTGTGCCAATTCCGTTAGGCTAGATCGCGGCTGTACACGCGTTTGCTCTCGGTTTTGAATCAGTTCTTGTGCTCGCGCTGCCTCGTGCTCATTGCCAGCTAGTAGCACGAGTTCCAAGCCAGCCATCTGCAAACGATCAAACACCAATTGCCACGCTTGGGCTGGCCAAAGCTTGTCGTCTCGGCTAGCGGACGGCATGATGACCGCGTAAGGCTGTTGAACTTGATTATGCTGGCCAAACCGCTGCAACCCAAAATCTGGATCGCCCTGCCACTGGTAATCAAAGGCGGCCGCAGCCAGGAGACGTTGGCGCAACACAGCAGGCTGCCAGAACTCTACCCGGTGGCGCACATCATAAAAAAAGGTACAAAGTGGCTCGCGCGCGCTACGCCAGTCCAATCCATGCTTGACACCGCTAGCTGCTCGCACCAGCCAGATGGACTTCAACAAAGCTTGCATATCAAGCACAAGGTCATAACGGTTGCGACGGATTGTTTCCAGGACTTCGGCACGCTGCGACCTCGATTGGTCAGACCACCACGACTTACGCCAGCGTCGATGCGCCACTGGGATAACCTGATTCACCGCCGGATGCCAACGGGCAATCTCGGTAAGCGCCTCTTCAACCACCCAATCAATCGTCACCCCTGGCACATGGGTGGCGATATCGGTGATGGCTGGCAACATATGCACCAAATCACCTAGTGAGGAAGTTCTAACAATCAACACTCTCACCGCACGGACTCCAAAGACTGCAACACTTGATCAACGCCAGCCTGCCAGTCAGGTAAGGCAATATCAAATGCCTGCTGCAACTTGTCAGTGGCAAGCCTCGAATTAAGCGGACGAGTGGCTTTGACCGGGAATTCGCTCGATTCGATACCAATGATGGCTTTCTCAGCCACCCGAATGGGCCAACCCATTGCTCTGGCACGTTCGATCAAATACACCGCATAGCCATGCCAGCTCGTGTATCCAGCCGGGCAGAGGTGATAAAGGCCCCATCTGGGATCAGAGACGCCTTGCAACTGGCGCAACATATCCACTGGCACGCGCACCAGTAGTTCGGCAGGTGTGGGTGCACCGATCTGATCATTGACCACGCGCAACTGATCGCGTGTTTGCGCCAAGTGCAACATGGTTTTTAAAAAATTCTGTCCATGCATACTAAACACCCAACTGGTGCGCAAAATCAGATGCTTGCCACCTGCCGCCTGAACCGCACGCTCACCAGCCAACTTACTGCGCCCATATGCTGACAAGGGTGCTGGCGCATCGGTCTCGACAAATGGCGCATCGCCATGACCATCAAAGACATAGTCGGTTGAATAGTGCACCAGCGGCAGACCCAGATTGGCAGCGACTGATGCAATGATCCCTGGCGCAAGGGCATTGACGGCATAGGCCAGCGGCTCTTCATCCTCGGCACGATCAACTGCCGTGTAGGCAGCCGCATTAACAATCACATTTGGCCGAGACGCTTGAACCAAGTCGAAGAGCGTCTCACCAAGACTTTCAAGATCTGCCAGATCAAGACCAGCTCGATCGGTAGCAGCCACCATATTGACACCGCACCGGGCCTCAGACCAAGCGCGTCCGACTTGGCCATTGGCGCCTAGCAGTAATACGTCAAGTTCAGCGGTTTTAGCAGTGTTAGCAGTTTTTGTGGGCATGCGCGCATTGTATGACCGGCAGTCTGTCTATAGGAACAACACGATGATACCGATTGCCAATAACAACAAGAGCGAAATGCGCTTGATTTGGTGTGCTCGTCGCTTTAAGGCCCGCACAAACAGATAGGACCCCAGTGCTGTGGCAACGACATAGACGGGAAATAGAGTGCCAACGTAGGCCAGTTGCTTTAATCCCATGGCACCGTCTAAAAACAAAACCGTCAGCGCGAAAGACTGCGCAAATGCGAAGTAGACCGTGAAGAATGTTCGAAATGAACTTGGCGTGTAATTAGGTGCTGACAGCATATAGAGAATGAATGGCGGGCCACCAATGCCCGCTACGCCCGTCAAGATACCGCTAGAGACGCCGGCCACGCTGTCCTGCACCCGACCACGTGCACCTCGATAAACCCAACCTGATAACAACAAAAGCGCCAGCAAAATCACCACCAGACACACCAGGCGCCTGACCACAATCGGGTCCAGTACGTTAAGCAACAACCAGCCCAGTGGTACACCGACCAGTGCCGGTGGCACCATACGGAACACCAAGGACCAATCGATCTCTTTCCAAATCGCGGGCAGCATCTGGAAAGTACCCAGCAGGTTAATGGCCACAACGACCACGACGACATCAGCCGGCGACAGGTAAAGGTTAAATACCGGTGCTAATAACAAGCCACTGCCAAACCCGGAAAACGCCCGCATCGTGGCACCTACCGCCGTGCTCAGCAGCATGACGGCGAGCATCGTTGTGCTCGGATACAACTGAGCCC
Protein-coding sequences here:
- a CDS encoding biotin--[acetyl-CoA-carboxylase] ligase, yielding MPNHALFQLPAPDVIAHALVRRLTDFAGVDWVEQTESTNSSLLTLARREGIAAGWPQLLGTHHQTQGKGRLGRIWHNVAGRALMFSIGFAIAKGHAPTNLQGLGPAIGLASTLAIRRFLAAPTRLQVKWPNDLMLEHGKCAGILIEVSNKADHTFVIVGMGLNLFGHDTLEGTLGREVADLGHELLPGTAADELIATVAQSWRETVMRIGREGFAGYQTDYASVDYLTNQRVNIIDQGQTIATGIASGLAADGSLQVKTDRGLQTFVAGDVSVRLNMRMPQS
- the rfbD gene encoding dTDP-4-dehydrorhamnose reductase; its protein translation is MPTKTANTAKTAELDVLLLGANGQVGRAWSEARCGVNMVAATDRAGLDLADLESLGETLFDLVQASRPNVIVNAAAYTAVDRAEDEEPLAYAVNALAPGIIASVAANLGLPLVHYSTDYVFDGHGDAPFVETDAPAPLSAYGRSKLAGERAVQAAGGKHLILRTSWVFSMHGQNFLKTMLHLAQTRDQLRVVNDQIGAPTPAELLVRVPVDMLRQLQGVSDPRWGLYHLCPAGYTSWHGYAVYLIERARAMGWPIRVAEKAIIGIESSEFPVKATRPLNSRLATDKLQQAFDIALPDWQAGVDQVLQSLESVR
- a CDS encoding MlaE family ABC transporter permease, with the protein product MALVESLSPRSSPLIRDGDCWRVGADWDVQTLSAPGMVRQRRLALRAASPNARWVLEPDLRLDSIGAQLLWERWGRSLPADVELSDAQRRLFDMLAAAGEPDQIPTPKSDWLSWVRRIGDGVAIGAHHGERLLMLLGGLAMDCVAMLAKPIRGPWKEISAQVYRTGAQALGITALVGFLIGVVISYLSAQQLALFGAGQFIVKLLGVSIVRELGPVLAAILVAGRSGSAITAQIGVMRVTQELDAMQVMGISHGQRLILPRVIALAVVMPLLVLWTDAMALLGGMLAAHFELGLQFMWFVQQLPDAVGLTNYWIGLVKGVTFGIWIALVACHFGLKIEPNTESLGKGTTASVVTAITGVILIDAIYAVIFSEMGI
- a CDS encoding MlaD family protein, whose product is MENRSHALLAGLFVLLLVIAAAVAAVWLGRKDVTYQPYVLISKYPVAGLSIQSQVRYQGMAVGQVQGLSIDPVEPGTIRVEIGVIPETPITRGTWAEIATQGVTGISNIDLRDDGEQPERVSSSAADPYEIPVRPGFFQKLQSAGVGMLEDGEDVLDDLRKFVTEENAQRFAVLLENAEKLSDNLNQSVVKIKPTLDALPAVISKLDQTLAKFDQFGSDISSLSQSAQKTIDYLNSPGGPLTLATQSLAQLQRSAAQLQSSTLPEINRMIDDISSAARSFSGAARLFEQSPDSVLFGPPVVRPGPGEPGFSGFNQE
- the waaC gene encoding lipopolysaccharide heptosyltransferase I codes for the protein MRVLIVRTSSLGDLVHMLPAITDIATHVPGVTIDWVVEEALTEIARWHPAVNQVIPVAHRRWRKSWWSDQSRSQRAEVLETIRRNRYDLVLDMQALLKSIWLVRAASGVKHGLDWRSAREPLCTFFYDVRHRVEFWQPAVLRQRLLAAAAFDYQWQGDPDFGLQRFGQHNQVQQPYAVIMPSASRDDKLWPAQAWQLVFDRLQMAGLELVLLAGNEHEAARAQELIQNREQTRVQPRSSLTELAQLMAGARIMVGLDSGLTHLSAALGVDTIGIYKASTPVRTPLVGAGYTASLGDRGKEPDAQTVLAAVQDAFTQRSPS
- a CDS encoding ABC-type transport auxiliary lipoprotein family protein codes for the protein MGALSLPLAGCSLGKVAPAPKELDLGLPPTTEPVSWQFKAIALPAFNQAKQLGFEDVIWRLGVDGPPNRYATYRWSAPPARLVRERLFEQLSLHGAVLTETINADMPQLRVTLMQFEQIYASDGASNEALVTLQAVLVRDGQVLGQFLGTERELARANSAPAGAVALRSATDRLIGRLMQWLSNKLN
- a CDS encoding 3-deoxy-D-manno-octulosonic acid transferase gives rise to the protein MLPRLIYTLLLLLAAPIVWLWLLSRGRGGAAAWQPWAAERFGRFPQPWDGRQPVWVHAVSVGEVRAAKSLIQALALKGETVILTHLTPTGRAEGQRILTDEIRRGQVWQQWAPYDFQGSMRRFWQHFNPRLVILIEREVWPNLVHVAREQSAPIVLASARLSEKSLKQARWIDRLFGGLLHDTYQGITVALAQSDADAQRLFDAGVAQVQVCGNLKFDMQLPHVAVQAGQHWRQRLARPVVAIASTREGEDKPMVNQIKAYLEASHGAKPLFLLIPRHPQRFNEAARLLDGASCRYARWSVLRDDPASDEHLKAIDVVLGDTMGEMPFFYGAADIAVVGGSFERHGGQNFIEACAIGTPVIVGPHTYNFADAVASANQAGAIVQVQSPEQAFEQVKQWLVSPEAAQHVGSQGKSWVINHLGATERMMQAIVELEGGVSETSASAHEQRQQ
- a CDS encoding type III pantothenate kinase — its product is MKLLIDIGNTRLKLATHQNNTTRFVTAVSIESVEKLRHELLAAIKSLDESASVCFAVSTANTEVNQAVQDTVAPVAMTWVTPSAAAAGVANAYPDPTQLGADRWVGMIGLTRHFALPHPPILLASFGTATTVDTLSPDNRFLGGLILPGVSLMHHALANGTANLPNTVGAITTFPTDTITAITSGIAAAQAGAVLRQMTLAQQTFGQRPVLCVTGGAWPAVADEFNRSPDAARMHHLPYVVLDGLAVLAG
- a CDS encoding ABC transporter ATP-binding protein — its product is MTPVQPIIDVQDLTTAFGTHIVHEHLNLQVMPHEIIALVGGSGSGKTTLLNHILGLQQARSGSIKVFGRSIESYQGADRIALTRRWGMLFQSGALFSALPVYDNVALPLREVHHLPEDLIRDVVLMRLAWVGLTSRDAALMPSDLSGGMIKRVALARALSLDPELLFLDEPTAGLDPQRSDEFVALIKALHAQLGFTVVMVTHDLDTIRDLSTRVAVLADKHVLVEGTITDVMQIKHPFIEAFFHGERGARALGTTAS
- a CDS encoding sulfite exporter TauE/SafE family protein, which gives rise to MAEYWAQLYPSTTMLAVMLLSTAVGATMRAFSGFGSGLLLAPVFNLYLSPADVVVVVVAINLLGTFQMLPAIWKEIDWSLVFRMVPPALVGVPLGWLLLNVLDPIVVRRLVCLVVILLALLLLSGWVYRGARGRVQDSVAGVSSGILTGVAGIGGPPFILYMLSAPNYTPSSFRTFFTVYFAFAQSFALTVLFLDGAMGLKQLAYVGTLFPVYVVATALGSYLFVRALKRRAHQIKRISLLLLLAIGIIVLFL